A genomic region of Acipenser ruthenus chromosome 9, fAciRut3.2 maternal haplotype, whole genome shotgun sequence contains the following coding sequences:
- the LOC131738010 gene encoding olfactory receptor 4E2-like, with product MNSQLSATTAELNSTIVKPLGFYINGFHSLQNTHYYFIFLSFVYLATLLANFLLMAIIWFVESLHTPKYLAIFSLSVVDVSYSTAIIPKAINVFLFNSRFVFYDVCFTQLFFVHYFCAMESFTLAVLAYDRLISICFPLRSNTINTNTRMILIIAVTWIIPFVFMVVTIFLLKRLSFCKSTAIESYFCDHGPVFVLACNDNSPNWTNVYFYVVGIICMPLAFIIISYVSIIISLLKIASAEGRRKAFKTCSTHLTLVAIFYIPLLVTYIIVLVKFRIDTDVRILNTSLSATLPPLLNPIIYTLKTEEIWEQIKNFRKRMVNPMK from the coding sequence ATGAATTCTCAGCTGTCAGCAACAACAGCAGAGCTGAATTCTACAATTGTCAAACCACTGGGGTTTTACATCAACGGTTTTCATTCACTACAGAACacccattattattttatattcctGTCTTTTGTTTATCTTGCAACCCTTTTAGCAAATTTCCTACTAATGGCAATTATTTGGTTTGTGGAGAGCCTGCATACCCCAAAGTATCTTGCGATCTTTAGCTTATCAGTGGTAGATGTAAGTTACAGTACAGCAATCATTCCAAAAGCTAtcaatgtttttctgtttaaCTCAAGATTTGTTTTCTATGACGTTTGTTTTACTCAGCTGTTTTTTGTCCATTATTTTTGTGCAATGGAATCATTTACTCTTGCTGTATTAGCGTATGACAGATTAATTTCTATATGTTTCCCACTGCGAAGTAATACAATCAACACAAATACTAGAATGATTTTAATCATAGCAGTGACTTGGATAATCCCTTTTGTATTTATGGTTGTCACAATATTTTTACTAAAACGCTTGTCATTTTGTAAATCCACAGCCATTGAAAGCTATTTCTGTGACCATGGGCCAGTGTTTGTCTTGGCTTGTAATGATAATTCTCCAAATTGGACAAATGTTTACTTTTACGTTGTAGGTATTATTTGTATGCCATTGGCTTTCATTATAATATCATATGTATCCATTATCATATCGCTTTTAAAAATAGCATCTGCAGAAGGAAGGCGGAAAGCATTTAAAACATGCTCTACCCATTTAACCTTAGTAGCAATATTTTACATACCTCTGTTAGTGACCTATATTATAGTATTGGTAAAGTTCCGTATAGACACAGATGTCAGAATTCTTAACACTTCCTTGTCTGCTACTCTTCCACCTTTGCTAAATCCAATTATATACACCTTAAAAACTGAAGAAATTTGGGAGCAGATTAAAAACTTCAGAAAGAGAATGGTTAACCCCATGAAATGA
- the LOC131737968 gene encoding trophoblast glycoprotein-like — translation MARRKLWLYFHGNSTAFRIPKRPCFCWVSVICMLYLLTRTDFACSSSCDCFENARTVTCLDMNLIKLPQDIPMWVETLKVIGNNITTLTRGAFATNGTSLHHLATLLLSGNNVQCIEAFAFEGLPNLKTLDLSSNRLLYISDDAFFGLHKLNILSLNTSLSYSVGNQIINTLTFERLRSLTRLELSGNKMSSLPTKLFASQNLKVLDLTNNSLKTVEAEIILKWSQHEKIQVYLQFNPLMCDCSLETLYLWLENTTQVPDAGHLRCFGPERLNGTLVLKLKTEDLQCGNADLETVSYVFLGIVLALIGVIFLMVLYLNRKGIKRWLNNIREACRDHMEVYHYRYEHDSDPRLASVAV, via the coding sequence ATGGCAAGAAGAAAGCTTTGGCTATATTTCCATGGAAACAGCACCGCGTTTCGTATACCCAAACGACCATGTTTCTGCTGGGTTTCGGTGATTTGCATGCTGTATTTGCTGACACGGACTGACTTTGCGTGCTCATCTTCCTGCGATTGCTTTGAAAATGCAAGGACTGTCACCTGTCTTGACATGAACCTCATTAAGTTACCGCAGGACATCCCCATGTGGGTTGAAACTTTGAAGGTGATTGGAAACAATATTACAACTTTAACAAGAGGCGCCTTTGCAACAAACGGGACGTCGCTACATCATCTTGCCACTCTTTTGCTTTCTGGTAACAACGTCCAGTGTATTGAAGCGTTCGCATTTGAAGGTTTGCCCAATCTCAAAACACTGGATTTAAGCAGCAACAGGTTACTTTACATATCTGACGATGCTTTTTTTGGGCTACACAAACTGAATATTTTAAGTTTGAATACATCTTTGTCATATTCTGTTGGAAATCAGATCATTAATACTCTCACCTTTGAACGTTTGAGGAGTCTCACAAGGCTGGAGCTATCAGGTAATAAAATGTCGAGTCTCCCTACCAAACTATTTGCCTCGCAGAATCTTAAAGTCCTCGATCTGACCAATAACTCCCTTAAGACTGTGGAAGCcgagatcattttaaaatggtcacAACATGAGAAAATTCAAGTTTACTTACAGTTTAATCCTTTGATGTGCGACTGCAGCCTGGAAACGTTATATTTATGGCTAGAGAACACAACCCAGGTCCCAGATGCCGGTCACCTCAGGTGTTTTGGTCCTGAGCGCCTAAATGGAACGCTAGTTTTGAAACTCAAAACGGAGGATCTGCAATGCGGAAATGCGGATTTGGAAACAGTGTCCTATGTATTCCTTGGTATTGTATTAGCGCTGATCGGGGTCATTTTCCTCATGGTCTTGTACTTGAATAGGAAAGGTATTAAAAGATGGTTGAACAACATTAGAGAAGCTTGTCGTGACCATATGGAGGTATATCATTACAGATATGAACATGATTCCGACCCTAGACTCGCCAGTGTTGCTGTATAA